One part of the Bacillota bacterium genome encodes these proteins:
- a CDS encoding helix-turn-helix domain-containing protein, whose translation MLTPGQLATRLREARERAGLTQEEVARSLGLPRSAIALMETGKRKVSGLELARLAYLYGRSPAEFLAPEFAIDGLSVLLRALPEADDDEGTRDAIRKGIAIAREIANLEHLLEVERATAAFPRYPAMPLRGRWEAVDQGKRLAHQERQRLELGSAPLDNPGDLMENQGITVLELELPDHLSGFTVRLNEGVVCGVNVTHVVERQRFSLAHEYCHVLVDHDRPGIVSRQEENDELSEVRANAFAAAFLMSEDGIRDYLSRLNKGLPSRPREAVVPLEGDVQFVEGRLGPEATKIGLWHACLLAGHFRVSRLAMIWQLFNLKLITERERTRLLAADQDGSGRTLSRMLGIDAEVQCE comes from the coding sequence ATGTTGACGCCGGGACAACTCGCCACCCGCCTCAGGGAAGCTCGAGAACGCGCCGGCCTGACCCAGGAAGAGGTGGCACGGAGCCTTGGTCTGCCGCGCTCGGCTATCGCGCTCATGGAGACTGGAAAGCGCAAAGTATCGGGGCTGGAACTGGCACGCCTGGCGTACCTGTATGGCCGCTCGCCTGCGGAGTTTCTCGCTCCGGAATTCGCGATAGACGGACTCTCGGTACTCCTGCGGGCGCTGCCGGAAGCGGATGACGACGAGGGAACGCGAGATGCGATTCGCAAGGGCATTGCCATTGCCCGGGAAATTGCGAACCTCGAACACCTGCTTGAAGTGGAGCGGGCGACAGCCGCCTTTCCTCGCTACCCTGCTATGCCCCTGCGAGGGCGGTGGGAAGCGGTGGATCAGGGAAAACGCCTGGCACACCAGGAGCGGCAGCGTCTGGAGCTCGGCTCCGCACCCTTGGACAACCCGGGAGACCTTATGGAAAACCAGGGTATCACCGTTTTGGAGTTGGAGCTACCCGACCACCTTTCCGGCTTCACAGTGCGCCTCAACGAGGGCGTCGTCTGTGGGGTTAACGTCACTCACGTTGTCGAACGGCAGCGGTTTTCTCTTGCGCATGAATATTGCCATGTCCTGGTCGATCACGACCGCCCTGGCATCGTCAGTCGACAGGAGGAGAATGACGAACTATCTGAGGTCCGTGCCAACGCCTTCGCCGCGGCCTTCCTCATGTCCGAGGACGGCATCCGTGATTACCTGTCGCGCCTGAATAAAGGTCTTCCATCCAGACCCAGGGAAGCTGTTGTTCCTCTGGAGGGCGACGTCCAGTTCGTGGAGGGACGTCTCGGGCCGGAGGCCACGAAGATCGGGCTGTGGCACGCCTGTCTCCTGGCCGGTCACTTCCGCGTGAGCCGGCTGGCCATGATTTGGCAGCTTTTCAATCTCAAGCTGATCACCGAGCGGGAACGGACTAGACTCCTGGCTGCGGACCAGGACGGGTCAGGGCGGACGCTGTCGCGTATGCTCGGCATTGACGCCGAGGTCCAATGCGAA